GCACGATGGACGGCTCGTTGATAAGTGCCCGCGCGATGGCGACCCGCTGTTGCTGGCCGCCTGACATCTGGTTCGGGTGGTGGTTGGCGCGGTCAGCAAGGCCGACCTCTGTTAACGCGTCCCGAGCGCGCTGTCGTCGCTCAGCGGTCTTCATCCCGTTGCCGCCGTAAAGTAGCGGTAGTTCGACGTTATCGAGCGCCGACGTTCGTGGTAACAGGTTAAAGCCCTGGAAGACGAAGCCGATCTGGCGATTACGGATGACAGCCAATTCGTTCTTCGAGAGCTTCGATACGTCCTTTCCCTCGAGAACATATTCACCGCTCGTTGGCCGGTCGAGACACCCCAGAATGTGCATGAAGGTCGATTTACCAGAGCCCGAAGGGCCGATGACCGACAGGAACTCGCCCGATTCGATATCGATGCTGACGCCGCGTAACGCGCGCACCTCCACTTCACCGAGGCTGTAGGTCTTGACGAGCTTACGTGTCGAAATAATGGGCATTGGTCTGAGGGTCGGTTAGCGTCCAAAGAAGCTGCGACGCTGCGGTATGAGCGGCGAATTGGTCTGACCGGTCGGCCGGGTCAAGGCTCCAGCGGCTAAGGAAATGTTCGTGATCAATTCGGTGCCCGGCGGGATTGCAGGGTCGAGGAGTTCGGTAAACGCGCCGTCCGTGATGCCGAGACGGAGCGCCGTTGGCTTGACGTCACCGCTTGCATAGAGCCACACCTGACCGCGCGTTACCGTCTCTGGTAGAGGGCCAAACAGCGCATCGATCGTTGTTGCGCCGCGCTCCGTGGCTGGAATCGTGTCAGTGGCCACCGGCCTAGGGCGGCGGCGACCGCTGACGTTCGCCTGTTCACCGACTCCGCCCTGACTTGGGCGCCCACCAAACTGCTCGCGCATAGTGGTGCGCTCCTCCTCCGACATGTTCTGGAAGCGTTCCATCATCTGACGGCGTCCCTCGGGGCGGCTCCCTTGGCCATCGCTACGGCCGACCTCTGGCTGTTCGGGCACCGGCTGACTAAGCGCCACGAACATGTCGTCAGTTGGTCGAAATCGCAGCGCTGCGTTCGGAATACGCAGGGCATCGTTGCGGCGGGCAATTTCCAGAGTTACTGTGGCGGTCATGCCTGGCTTCAGCCTTAGGTCCGGGTTTGGTACGTCGATCTGCGTCGCGTATGTTACGACGTTCTCCACGACGATTGGTTCCAGTCTGACCTGTGAGACTAGGCCCTCAAATTCCGAGTCTGGATAGGCGTCAACCCGGAACGTCACGACTTGGCCCGGCCTGATCCGGCCTACATCTGATTCGTCGATGTTGGCGTTGACTTTCATTTTTGTCAGGTCAGCCGCGAGCAGAAACAGGATGGGCGCCTGCATGCTTGCAGCAACGGTCTGCCCGACATCGACGCTGCGAGAAATAACGATACCGTCGATGGGCGAAGTAATGATCGTGTGTTCGAGGTTCACATTCGCCTGGTTCAACGAAGCTTCAGCTTGAGTCATCTGCGCTCGTGAGGAACGTAATTGCGCCTCGGCCAATCGGGCTTCGACCTGCGCCGCCTCGAGCTCGCTTGCGGGTATTAGACTACGGGCTGAGAGACCCTCAGCGCGTGCGAGTTTTGTTTCGGCGTCATCGATGGCTATCGTCAGCCGCTCAACATCCGCCTGTGCCCTGATCAGGTTGGCCTTGGATTGTTCCACTTGCGTCTCGAACAACGACGGGTCCAGCCGCGCGATTACCTCATCAGTTCTAACGATTGAGTTGAAATCGGCGTAGAGCTCTTGAATCTTTCCGGAGACTTGGCTACCGACCTGGACCGTGGTCACTGCTTCGAGTGCGCCGGTGGCGCCCACGCTGTCGATGATGTCGCCCGTGGAAACAGTCGCCGTCCGCACTTCGGGCACGATGTCGGGCTGCCGCAAGTAGGTATAAACTCCCGCACTTATGACTACACTGGTCAGCAATAGTAAGGTGAGCGTCCGCTTCATAATGCTAGTTGCCTCCGCCTGACACGATAATGATACTACCTTGGGTTAGCGAGGTCTGCTGGGCCCGATCGAATTCGATCCGGGATTTCTGGTGGTCTAGAATCGTTTGAAGCTCGGCTCGCTGGGCGTCCGCCAAGTCGCGTTGCGCCTGGACAACAAAAAAGTTGGTCGATGCTCCGACTTCAAATTTGCTCTGCTCGGCGTCGAGCTGTTGCCGAGCTAACTCACGAGCGGCGGTGGCCGCTTCGATCCGCCGCAACGAGCTTTGGATTTGCAGCCCGGCATTCGTGACTTCAGTTGCGATTTGCAGCTCCATCTGCTCGATCTGCGCCTGCGTCTGTTTAGCCTGTATCTGGGCGCGGGCGTA
The DNA window shown above is from Vicinamibacterales bacterium and carries:
- a CDS encoding ABC transporter ATP-binding protein, translated to MPIISTRKLVKTYSLGEVEVRALRGVSIDIESGEFLSVIGPSGSGKSTFMHILGCLDRPTSGEYVLEGKDVSKLSKNELAVIRNRQIGFVFQGFNLLPRTSALDNVELPLLYGGNGMKTAERRQRARDALTEVGLADRANHHPNQMSGGQQQRVAIARALINEPSIVLADEPTGNLDSRTSVEVMDIFQALNTDRGITILLITHEQAIAEYGSRIVGFRDGRIVADNQTKTRRIARDEMAALPLDVDVEPATQPSETTTIGT
- a CDS encoding efflux RND transporter periplasmic adaptor subunit, with translation MKRTLTLLLLTSVVISAGVYTYLRQPDIVPEVRTATVSTGDIIDSVGATGALEAVTTVQVGSQVSGKIQELYADFNSIVRTDEVIARLDPSLFETQVEQSKANLIRAQADVERLTIAIDDAETKLARAEGLSARSLIPASELEAAQVEARLAEAQLRSSRAQMTQAEASLNQANVNLEHTIITSPIDGIVISRSVDVGQTVAASMQAPILFLLAADLTKMKVNANIDESDVGRIRPGQVVTFRVDAYPDSEFEGLVSQVRLEPIVVENVVTYATQIDVPNPDLRLKPGMTATVTLEIARRNDALRIPNAALRFRPTDDMFVALSQPVPEQPEVGRSDGQGSRPEGRRQMMERFQNMSEEERTTMREQFGGRPSQGGVGEQANVSGRRRPRPVATDTIPATERGATTIDALFGPLPETVTRGQVWLYASGDVKPTALRLGITDGAFTELLDPAIPPGTELITNISLAAGALTRPTGQTNSPLIPQRRSFFGR